A window of the Methanomassiliicoccales archaeon genome harbors these coding sequences:
- a CDS encoding type II toxin-antitoxin system HicA family toxin produces the protein MKAKEIKKALEKKGFIKEEGKKHTKFILHINGKKKRVMTIFSRGRDKQELGEELIKRIMKQLRFENDRDKFKDFVECPMSKNDYIHYLREKRVLE, from the coding sequence ATGAAAGCCAAGGAGATCAAAAAAGCACTTGAGAAAAAAGGATTCATAAAAGAAGAAGGAAAAAAGCACACCAAGTTTATACTACACATAAACGGCAAGAAAAAACGTGTAATGACTATTTTCAGCAGAGGCCGAGACAAACAAGAGCTTGGAGAAGAATTAATTAAACGAATTATGAAACAACTCCGCTTTGAGAATGATCGAGACAAATTTAAAGACTTCGTTGAATGCCCAATGAGTAAAAATGACTATATCCACTACTTAAGAGAAAAGAGGGTACTAGAATGA
- a CDS encoding AbrB/MazE/SpoVT family DNA-binding domain-containing protein, which translates to MSQEIIEPLAKFHSSINIKGQLVVPAKDRDVFGLNKGDYLEIIVRSFKVVGGKLKILKRAYVVVRLSSKGLITIPEEVRKELNISPGDTVEILIVGYHKFDELVSEKGKQLLKLLQGNSHTQIISSEQEKSILQRSRTYYL; encoded by the coding sequence ATGAGCCAAGAAATCATTGAACCATTAGCGAAATTTCATTCAAGCATAAATATTAAAGGACAGTTAGTTGTTCCTGCTAAGGATAGGGATGTTTTTGGCTTAAATAAGGGAGATTACCTTGAGATTATTGTTAGATCATTTAAAGTCGTTGGTGGGAAGCTAAAGATACTAAAAAGGGCTTACGTTGTTGTAAGACTCAGCTCCAAAGGTTTAATCACAATTCCCGAAGAAGTTAGGAAGGAGCTAAACATTTCTCCTGGCGATACTGTTGAAATACTAATTGTAGGTTATCACAAGTTCGATGAGTTAGTTTCAGAAAAAGGTAAACAGCTGCTCAAACTTCTTCAAGGTAACTCCCATACTCAAATCATCTCAAGCGAGCAGGAAAAATCAATCCTTCAGAGGAGCAGAACATATTATCTCTAA
- a CDS encoding AbrB/MazE/SpoVT family DNA-binding domain-containing protein, protein MPEERQVTEPLAKFHVKVTRAGQFTFPYYTRVYYNLNIGDFVELIVRTRDSELRGFLLLGLVTRQELQSHQNSEPIWELSRETLIG, encoded by the coding sequence ATGCCAGAAGAACGGCAAGTAACAGAACCACTGGCGAAATTTCATGTGAAAGTTACTCGTGCAGGTCAGTTTACATTTCCCTATTATACCAGAGTATATTATAACTTGAACATTGGGGATTTTGTTGAGTTGATTGTCAGGACAAGAGACAGTGAATTGCGTGGATTTTTATTGCTCGGCTTGGTGACAAGGCAGGAGTTACAATCCCATCAGAACTCAGAACCAATTTGGGAATTAAGCAGGGAGACTCTGATTGGTTAG
- a CDS encoding S8 family serine peptidase, translated as MKKTIVVSLVILVLISSLASVSANSKSSPTRVFVEIDGPITDEVLDQLKADGLQVLYVFDEIRFVAGIARDKDLNKISQLEFVKSVGEDVQVHITGETLPSESPYGFGYYTWNLDMINVPTVHEEMGYTGKGVYIAVLDTGLVPNWRDYFEEDKIATEFGRAFLAMSLNAHYNPNAWEADTHSHGIHVTSTIIGFWLYDFYRVSGVAPDAKIIPVKVLHNNGFGWSTDIAAGILYIAELYKAEKESNGAVLPPYDEINPIVISMSLGGPLLSQIEKQAIDYAIEQGVFIVAAAGNDGELGMDYPGAYEPVISVGAVGWYGEWWWRTGDVPEDLTELVYITDFSGREKESQDLDVLAPGSWVVGPYLAYGAAHPPYWANGIPGQYYYLGGTSMATPHVSGIVALMLEKDMEEDGDIDLTQAEVENILESTAMPITWYSAFAIDDPITPDWILIEWGPDAVGSGLVQADAAVEALP; from the coding sequence ATGAAAAAGACCATAGTGGTCAGTTTGGTAATATTAGTTTTGATTTCAAGCCTGGCTTCAGTTTCTGCAAACAGTAAAAGTTCTCCAACGAGAGTTTTTGTGGAGATAGATGGCCCCATAACCGACGAAGTCCTTGATCAACTAAAAGCCGATGGGTTGCAGGTTCTGTATGTGTTTGACGAAATTAGATTCGTAGCCGGCATTGCAAGAGATAAGGATCTCAATAAGATCTCACAACTTGAGTTCGTTAAGAGTGTGGGAGAAGATGTCCAAGTTCACATAACAGGCGAAACACTGCCAAGTGAAAGCCCATATGGCTTCGGATATTATACATGGAACCTCGACATGATAAACGTTCCAACTGTGCACGAAGAAATGGGATACACTGGTAAGGGAGTGTATATAGCAGTTCTTGATACAGGTTTAGTTCCCAACTGGAGAGATTATTTCGAAGAGGACAAGATAGCTACAGAGTTTGGAAGAGCTTTCCTAGCGATGTCACTTAACGCTCACTACAACCCCAATGCATGGGAAGCCGACACCCACAGCCATGGAATCCATGTAACAAGCACCATAATAGGGTTCTGGCTCTATGATTTCTACAGAGTAAGCGGAGTGGCACCGGATGCTAAGATAATCCCCGTTAAAGTGTTACACAACAACGGTTTTGGATGGTCAACGGACATCGCTGCTGGGATACTCTACATTGCCGAGCTTTACAAAGCTGAGAAAGAGAGCAATGGAGCAGTTTTACCACCATACGATGAGATTAATCCAATAGTTATAAGCATGAGCCTCGGTGGGCCCTTGTTAAGCCAAATAGAGAAACAAGCAATTGACTACGCAATAGAACAAGGAGTCTTCATAGTAGCAGCGGCAGGAAACGATGGGGAATTGGGAATGGACTATCCAGGAGCATATGAGCCAGTAATTTCAGTTGGGGCTGTTGGGTGGTATGGCGAATGGTGGTGGAGAACTGGAGATGTTCCGGAAGATCTAACTGAATTAGTGTATATAACCGACTTCAGTGGAAGGGAAAAAGAAAGCCAAGATCTAGACGTTCTTGCCCCTGGAAGCTGGGTTGTAGGACCTTACCTAGCCTACGGAGCAGCTCATCCCCCATATTGGGCAAATGGGATTCCTGGCCAGTACTACTATTTAGGTGGAACGTCAATGGCAACTCCACACGTGAGCGGAATAGTGGCATTAATGCTTGAAAAAGATATGGAAGAAGATGGGGACATTGATCTTACCCAAGCCGAGGTAGAAAACATTCTTGAAAGCACGGCAATGCCAATAACATGGTATAGCGCCTTTGCGATCGATGATCCAATCACGCCAGATTGGATATTAATAGAATGGGGCCCTGATGCAGTAGGTTCAGGACTAGTGCAGGCAGATGCTGCCGTAGAGGCACTGCCTTAA